A single region of the Rhodococcus sp. W8901 genome encodes:
- a CDS encoding ATP-binding protein — protein sequence MANGIEFAVLGPVTAVRGGKPVLLDQQQRALLAALLVAFPYSVDVERLRAQVRHTRAAAERNGQPGGGETDPLEQALVGLRSRLDGDRPAPGGSILVREGTRYQLAVERDAVDSARFVDHVRQGDAMLQHSSVAAAHSYQESLREWRGLAYAGIPSSAFTETVFIESEVARLTSMRYHARMSLATAHLEGAAPASAVVEAEALVADHPLDERAWELLVLGLCQSGQLPHALAAIRRCRAIVDDRLGTEISAGLRRIESAILTNDSVYLESARVSPPPQKAGSNLVVPRTRLVDRERDVSAVVQLLDERRMVTLVGPSGVGKTRLAVEVCRRRDDPDGPWVVDLTKVTDGALIPSTIATLLSLPGVGSATHLAEVMAVRSCVLVLDNCEHVADYAADVARAIVARCPQIHVIVTGTARLGVTGEVVYEVEPLPVDDVAGELFAERAGGVTAGWELDPKNTEAVHTICRAVDGLPLGIELAAAQLRWMREDQIAAGLVDRYTLQHGNLTETIGTRGRLWDTIDWANRLMSDEEARLLRRVAVFAGSFDVEGAAAMCLLGTTAEVSGVLTSLVRRSLVRVVPGSSPTRYRMLATVRRFARQQADDAETIAIHAAHRAFVLARVQSVAGALRSARAGQAMNMLGRDQAEHRAALESAFAVDDAHYALELAGGLAWYWYRVGNIGEGLQFLRTALDLVAGDWRPPEPRVMARALDGLASLTYLTGDAPTAEDAVRRGAQLWSSIGETGEVARDDAWRAHFVAMQGRPEVAVELARHAVQLAAEHDAVWAEAEGRMVLGMLLRSVGELEDARNELREAIRVAERCGHRWAVTSSTWALMKAAADAGDVEGALATMRVLRADLQEEGDVTSWLVMIHSTAAVLAAAGRPTDGAVLLGAVDALGAQAGFLPAWLDAVDGPIEAAVVHDALDDEEYEQYAAVGSHLTREEVNRLVGELVEGPVPESH from the coding sequence ATGGCGAACGGAATCGAGTTCGCGGTCCTGGGTCCCGTCACGGCCGTGCGCGGGGGCAAACCGGTCTTGCTCGATCAGCAGCAGCGCGCACTGCTCGCGGCACTGCTGGTGGCCTTCCCCTACTCCGTCGACGTCGAACGTCTCCGCGCACAGGTCCGGCACACGCGGGCGGCGGCCGAGAGGAACGGGCAGCCCGGTGGCGGGGAGACCGATCCACTCGAGCAGGCGCTGGTGGGGTTGCGGAGTCGGCTCGACGGTGACCGCCCGGCACCCGGCGGCAGCATCCTGGTGCGTGAGGGCACCCGGTACCAGCTCGCCGTCGAGCGTGATGCCGTGGATTCGGCCCGGTTCGTCGACCACGTCCGCCAGGGCGACGCGATGCTGCAACACTCGTCGGTCGCGGCCGCCCACTCCTACCAGGAGAGCCTCCGTGAGTGGCGCGGCCTCGCCTATGCGGGAATTCCGTCGTCCGCGTTCACCGAGACCGTGTTCATCGAGAGCGAGGTGGCACGGCTGACCTCGATGAGGTACCACGCGCGGATGTCGTTGGCGACGGCGCACCTCGAAGGCGCTGCGCCGGCGTCGGCGGTGGTCGAGGCCGAAGCGCTGGTGGCGGATCATCCGCTCGACGAACGGGCGTGGGAGTTGCTGGTGCTGGGGTTGTGCCAGTCGGGTCAGCTGCCGCATGCGCTCGCGGCGATCCGCCGTTGCCGCGCCATCGTCGACGACCGGCTCGGCACCGAGATCAGCGCGGGTCTGCGACGCATCGAATCCGCGATCCTGACGAACGACAGCGTGTATCTGGAGTCGGCGCGGGTGTCGCCGCCGCCGCAGAAGGCGGGGTCGAATCTGGTGGTGCCGCGGACTCGTCTGGTCGATCGTGAACGGGACGTCTCGGCGGTCGTGCAGTTGCTCGACGAGCGGCGGATGGTCACCCTGGTCGGTCCCAGTGGCGTCGGCAAGACCAGGCTCGCGGTCGAGGTGTGTCGTCGGCGCGACGATCCGGACGGGCCGTGGGTCGTGGATCTGACCAAGGTGACGGACGGGGCGCTGATCCCGTCGACGATCGCGACCCTGTTGTCGCTACCGGGGGTGGGTTCGGCGACGCACCTGGCGGAGGTGATGGCGGTTCGATCGTGCGTGCTCGTCCTCGACAACTGTGAGCACGTCGCCGACTATGCGGCCGACGTCGCGCGAGCGATCGTCGCCAGGTGCCCGCAGATTCACGTGATCGTCACGGGCACAGCACGGCTCGGGGTCACCGGTGAGGTCGTGTACGAGGTCGAGCCGTTGCCTGTGGACGACGTCGCGGGCGAACTCTTCGCCGAGCGGGCGGGCGGTGTCACCGCCGGATGGGAGTTGGATCCGAAGAACACCGAGGCCGTGCACACGATCTGTCGTGCGGTCGACGGGCTGCCACTGGGCATCGAACTTGCTGCGGCGCAGTTGCGGTGGATGCGTGAGGACCAGATAGCGGCCGGGCTCGTGGACCGGTACACGCTGCAGCACGGGAACTTGACGGAGACCATCGGTACTCGCGGTCGATTGTGGGACACGATCGACTGGGCGAACCGGCTCATGTCAGACGAGGAGGCCCGTCTTCTGCGTCGGGTCGCGGTGTTCGCCGGGTCGTTCGACGTGGAGGGTGCTGCGGCGATGTGCCTGCTGGGCACCACCGCGGAGGTGTCCGGGGTACTGACCTCGCTGGTCCGCCGCTCGCTGGTCCGCGTGGTTCCCGGAAGCTCACCTACCCGCTACCGGATGCTGGCGACCGTGCGACGGTTTGCGCGTCAGCAGGCCGACGACGCCGAGACGATCGCGATCCACGCGGCGCACCGGGCTTTCGTGCTTGCACGCGTCCAGTCTGTCGCGGGTGCTTTGCGGAGTGCTCGGGCGGGGCAGGCAATGAACATGCTCGGACGGGACCAGGCGGAGCATCGAGCAGCGCTCGAGTCGGCCTTCGCGGTGGACGACGCGCACTATGCGCTGGAACTGGCCGGTGGTCTCGCCTGGTACTGGTATCGCGTCGGCAACATCGGGGAGGGGCTGCAATTCCTGCGCACAGCGCTGGATCTTGTTGCGGGGGACTGGCGTCCACCGGAGCCCCGCGTCATGGCGCGGGCACTGGACGGGCTCGCGTCGCTCACCTACCTGACCGGTGATGCTCCCACGGCGGAGGACGCGGTGCGGCGCGGTGCGCAGCTGTGGTCCTCGATCGGTGAGACCGGCGAGGTGGCGCGTGACGACGCCTGGCGCGCGCATTTCGTGGCGATGCAGGGCCGGCCCGAGGTGGCGGTCGAGTTGGCCCGCCACGCAGTGCAGTTGGCGGCCGAGCACGACGCGGTGTGGGCGGAGGCGGAGGGTCGGATGGTGCTCGGCATGCTGCTGCGTTCGGTGGGCGAGCTCGAGGATGCTCGTAACGAACTGCGGGAGGCGATCCGTGTTGCGGAGCGGTGCGGTCACCGGTGGGCTGTGACGTCGTCGACGTGGGCGCTGATGAAGGCGGCTGCGGATGCCGGCGATGTCGAAGGTGCACTGGCGACGATGCGGGTGCTGCGGGCCGATCTCCAGGAGGAGGGTGATGTGACGTCGTGGCTGGTCATGATCCACTCGACTGCTGCGGTTCTGGCGGCGGCGGGGCGTCCCACCGACGGTGCGGTGTTGTTGGGGGCCGTCGATGCGCTGGGCGCGCAGGCCGGTTTCCTGCCGGCGTGGCTCGACGCTGTGGATGGGCCGATCGAGGCCGCCGTCGTCCACGACGCCCTGGACGACGAGGAGTACGAGCAGTACGCGGCCGTCGGCTCGCACCTCACTCGCGAAGAGGTCAACCGGTTGGTGGGCGAGCTCGTCGAGGGGCCGGTTCCGGAATCACATTAG